A single window of Granulicella mallensis MP5ACTX8 DNA harbors:
- a CDS encoding glycosyltransferase family 9 protein, whose product MQRGNQRNRQLDLWVGTPLLNLLASFRRRRTQRPANPQRIGVICSPALGDTLLFSGPLQDLRAALPEAHIVHLCMQQNLAAAEIIPGADKRVLIDLTKPPETIRRIRAQRFDVLLDFTSWQRLTAFYTMLSGAQFTVGFHSPGQYRSRGYDRVVSHTADRHEVDNLRALLAGSGVVPPVLDPHAPAVVIPEVGPAPLAEERDLVVFHPWASGQNSALREWPEDRWVELARRLVRPETLFVITGAPSDKPRMTPLLERLEAAGLRAVPFVSPDGFLSLTRLLRRSRLVVSVNTGVMHLAAIAGAPTVSLNGPTAEHRWGARGRCCANVQPADGSGGYLHLGFEFKGQPTDVIERITVDQVAAACEALTARCGGVTVEAR is encoded by the coding sequence ATGCAGCGTGGCAACCAGCGAAATCGCCAACTCGACCTCTGGGTCGGCACACCGCTGCTGAATCTCCTGGCCAGCTTTCGCCGCCGTCGCACCCAGCGGCCTGCCAATCCCCAGCGTATTGGCGTAATTTGTTCGCCTGCGCTGGGCGATACGCTGCTCTTCTCCGGCCCCCTGCAGGACCTTCGGGCAGCTTTGCCGGAGGCGCACATCGTGCATCTTTGCATGCAGCAGAACCTTGCTGCCGCTGAGATCATTCCAGGAGCGGACAAGCGCGTCCTCATCGATCTCACCAAGCCGCCTGAGACCATCCGCCGCATTCGCGCGCAGCGGTTCGACGTGCTGCTGGACTTCACTAGCTGGCAGCGCCTGACGGCGTTTTACACCATGCTCTCGGGAGCACAGTTTACAGTCGGCTTCCACTCGCCGGGGCAGTATCGCAGCCGTGGATATGACCGTGTCGTCAGCCATACAGCGGATCGCCATGAGGTCGACAATCTTCGGGCTTTATTAGCGGGGAGTGGTGTCGTCCCGCCGGTACTTGATCCGCATGCTCCTGCTGTCGTGATTCCTGAAGTGGGTCCTGCGCCGTTGGCAGAGGAGCGCGACCTCGTGGTGTTTCATCCCTGGGCTTCGGGGCAGAACTCCGCGCTGCGCGAGTGGCCGGAGGACCGCTGGGTTGAGCTTGCCCGGCGTCTGGTGCGGCCGGAAACCTTGTTCGTTATAACCGGAGCTCCCTCCGACAAACCGCGCATGACGCCGCTTCTTGAGCGTTTAGAGGCTGCCGGTCTGCGCGCTGTGCCGTTTGTCAGCCCCGATGGTTTTCTTTCGCTGACACGTCTGCTGCGCCGTTCCCGGCTGGTTGTGAGCGTGAACACAGGTGTCATGCACCTGGCCGCAATTGCGGGTGCGCCGACGGTGTCTCTGAACGGACCGACAGCCGAACATCGCTGGGGAGCACGAGGACGCTGCTGCGCCAACGTTCAGCCTGCTGATGGAAGCGGTGGCTATCTGCACCTTGGCTTCGAGTTCAAGGGCCAGCCTACGGACGTCATCGAGCGCATTACGGTGGATCAGGTCGCCGCAGCCTGCGAGGCCCTTACCGCTCGTTGCGGCGGTGTCACAGTGGAGGCTCGCTGA
- a CDS encoding sugar transferase encodes MALEMYSYKSETSAMNGRIFSFPDISSGTTGRVSRFEQGPQGTFRYSVLKRGLDIFLVLLFSPILLLIVGIVASIVRFTSPGPIFFSHRRIRAQGGFFSMWKFRTMCVDSAEVLEAYLQENPDAREEWLKARKLQNDPRVTQIGNFLRRTSLDEIPQLWNVFTGSMSLVGPRPIVAAEVEKYGKHFVDYCLVKPGITGLWQVSGRSSTTYQQRLQLDSRYVHDWTFLGDIKILFKTFSTVLKQDGAY; translated from the coding sequence ATGGCGTTAGAGATGTATTCCTACAAATCCGAAACCTCCGCCATGAATGGCCGGATATTCTCATTCCCGGACATCAGCTCCGGCACGACCGGCAGGGTCTCTAGGTTCGAGCAAGGGCCACAGGGCACCTTCCGCTATAGTGTGCTCAAGCGTGGGTTGGACATCTTTCTGGTGCTGCTTTTCTCGCCTATTCTGCTGCTGATCGTCGGTATCGTTGCCAGCATCGTCAGGTTTACCTCGCCAGGACCGATCTTCTTCTCGCATCGCCGTATCCGCGCCCAGGGCGGCTTCTTCTCCATGTGGAAGTTCCGCACGATGTGCGTCGACTCGGCAGAGGTGTTGGAAGCCTATCTTCAGGAGAATCCTGACGCCCGCGAGGAGTGGCTCAAGGCCCGCAAGCTCCAGAACGATCCTCGCGTCACCCAGATCGGCAATTTTCTGCGCCGCACCAGCCTGGACGAGATTCCACAGTTGTGGAACGTTTTCACCGGAAGCATGAGTCTGGTGGGACCTCGTCCCATCGTTGCAGCCGAGGTCGAAAAATACGGCAAGCACTTTGTCGACTACTGCCTCGTTAAACCCGGCATTACAGGACTGTGGCAGGTGTCCGGACGCAGCAGCACGACCTATCAGCAGCGGCTTCAACTCGACAGCCGCTATGTTCACGATTGGACCTTCTTGGGAGATATCAAGATTCTCTTCAAGACGTTCTCCACGGTCCTGAAGCAGGACGGCGCTTATTAG
- a CDS encoding D-glycero-alpha-D-manno-heptose-1,7-bisphosphate 7-phosphatase encodes MTSPAKVRALFLDRDGVINHEVGYLYRPEDVRWVEGIVPLCRTAQTLGYKLIVVTNQSGIARGYYTPLQFEDLMTWMRAELARDGITLNAVYHCPYHPVHGVGEYKREHEDRKPGAGMLRRASSEEWVDLSQSVLVGDRCSDIAAANAAGLKQAFLLRGTENAPCDGLHQVVESLAEVEQWLIDQA; translated from the coding sequence ATGACCTCACCTGCCAAAGTGCGTGCGCTGTTTCTCGACCGCGATGGCGTGATCAACCATGAGGTCGGCTACCTGTATCGTCCTGAGGATGTTCGCTGGGTCGAGGGCATCGTCCCGCTCTGCCGCACGGCGCAGACGCTGGGCTACAAGTTGATTGTGGTGACGAACCAGTCGGGCATTGCGCGCGGCTACTATACGCCTCTTCAGTTCGAAGACCTGATGACGTGGATGCGCGCAGAACTTGCCCGCGACGGCATTACGCTCAACGCGGTATATCACTGCCCCTATCACCCGGTCCACGGTGTCGGGGAGTACAAGCGCGAGCACGAAGACCGTAAACCCGGCGCCGGAATGTTGCGGCGCGCGTCCAGTGAAGAGTGGGTCGATCTTTCGCAGTCGGTTCTGGTCGGCGATCGTTGCTCGGACATCGCGGCGGCGAATGCCGCGGGGCTGAAACAGGCGTTTCTGCTGCGCGGAACGGAGAATGCACCGTGTGATGGGCTGCATCAGGTAGTGGAATCACTTGCCGAAGTAGAGCAGTGGCTAATCGATCAGGCGTAG
- a CDS encoding glycosyltransferase family 9 protein — MPRLLIVKLGAIGDVVMAIPGAYAMHREGYAVDWVCNTVVAPILQLYPWIHVIPVDEKALLHSGKTKGLRVMMTVWRLLAGRKYDVCATLYYDARYKLLTLPVRAPRKVMLSRTERATQLLPGRHHTDEYARILLGRKDGETPSQLAPIVVSGPAQNVLPPKGDKPRIALVPGGARNMMRDDALRRWPLESYVELAKLLLAKGCEVVLCGGMDDRWVSDAFTSLEVTNCIATMSLVQQIGAFNEIDVTVTHDTGPLHLAGITSTAVVAIFGPTDPRGRLPQRTNCVALWGGEGFACRPCYDGRDYAPCEHNGCVRQITPAMALGEVEALLVARREGRELLPRVRTPKHTPVPALVQLEGARP; from the coding sequence ATGCCGCGCCTTCTGATCGTTAAGCTCGGCGCGATTGGCGATGTCGTCATGGCGATTCCGGGTGCGTATGCCATGCACCGGGAGGGCTATGCCGTCGATTGGGTTTGCAACACGGTAGTCGCTCCCATTCTGCAGCTCTATCCGTGGATCCATGTGATTCCCGTTGATGAAAAGGCGCTGCTGCACAGCGGCAAAACCAAAGGGCTGCGGGTGATGATGACGGTATGGCGGCTGCTTGCAGGACGCAAGTATGACGTCTGCGCGACGCTGTATTACGACGCTCGCTACAAGTTGCTGACACTCCCGGTGCGTGCGCCGCGCAAGGTGATGCTCTCGAGAACCGAACGCGCTACACAGCTTCTTCCAGGGCGCCATCATACGGATGAGTACGCCCGCATTCTGCTGGGCCGCAAAGACGGGGAGACACCAAGTCAACTGGCTCCGATTGTTGTTTCCGGTCCGGCGCAGAACGTTCTCCCACCGAAGGGAGACAAGCCCAGGATCGCGCTTGTTCCCGGGGGAGCCCGCAACATGATGCGCGATGACGCCCTGCGTCGCTGGCCGCTTGAAAGCTACGTCGAACTCGCGAAGCTTCTGCTGGCAAAGGGATGCGAGGTCGTTCTCTGCGGTGGCATGGATGATCGCTGGGTGTCGGATGCCTTCACCTCTCTTGAGGTTACCAACTGCATTGCGACGATGTCTCTGGTGCAGCAGATCGGGGCCTTCAACGAGATTGATGTCACCGTGACGCACGATACAGGGCCGCTGCATCTTGCGGGCATCACGAGCACGGCGGTGGTTGCTATCTTCGGTCCCACCGACCCGCGCGGACGCCTGCCGCAGCGTACCAACTGTGTCGCGCTGTGGGGTGGAGAAGGCTTTGCCTGCCGGCCCTGCTATGACGGCCGCGACTATGCTCCCTGCGAGCACAACGGTTGCGTCCGCCAGATCACGCCTGCGATGGCGCTCGGAGAGGTGGAGGCGCTGCTCGTTGCCAGACGCGAAGGCCGCGAGTTGCTACCGCGCGTTCGCACTCCCAAACACACGCCCGTGCCAGCCCTGGTTCAACTTGAAGGAGCGCGCCCATGA
- a CDS encoding LbetaH domain-containing protein: MFELAREDGWAQLLPRLARAAAHRFRDSFTARKLRAPGFRNGRHPHLSGLSHMRIGRNFNAGDGLWLEAVVEYAGERLSPVLTLGDEVSFSDNVHITCINSITIGSGTLIGSRVIVTDHSHGVYRGEGQSGPDTVPSKRRLHSTGVVSIGRNVWIGDGVAVLAGATIGDGAIIGANSVVTGMVPAGTVVVGTPARPVRRWNEASRAWEAIT; the protein is encoded by the coding sequence GTGTTCGAGCTTGCGCGTGAGGACGGCTGGGCGCAGCTTCTCCCCCGTCTGGCGCGGGCGGCTGCCCATCGTTTCCGCGACAGCTTTACCGCGCGCAAGTTGCGGGCTCCGGGTTTTCGCAATGGACGCCATCCTCATCTGTCCGGCCTCTCGCATATGCGCATCGGCCGGAACTTCAATGCGGGGGACGGTCTCTGGTTGGAGGCCGTGGTGGAGTATGCGGGGGAACGGCTTTCACCGGTGCTGACTCTTGGTGATGAGGTGAGCTTTTCGGACAACGTGCACATTACCTGCATCAACAGCATCACGATAGGCTCTGGAACACTGATCGGCAGCCGCGTGATCGTTACGGACCATTCGCATGGAGTTTATAGGGGCGAAGGCCAGTCTGGGCCGGATACGGTCCCGTCAAAGCGCAGGTTGCATTCGACGGGTGTTGTATCGATTGGCCGCAATGTCTGGATCGGCGATGGGGTAGCCGTGCTTGCGGGAGCAACGATCGGCGATGGCGCGATCATTGGTGCGAATTCAGTAGTAACCGGCATGGTTCCTGCAGGGACGGTGGTTGTCGGAACGCCAGCGCGGCCTGTCCGACGATGGAATGAGGCGAGCCGTGCGTGGGAAGCGATCACGTAA
- a CDS encoding VOC family protein, with the protein MTLLTSIVESPLQAAEGEQSVVNGSVLELDHLGLIVQDIPVGRNFLQQTLGITRWTPVVDDPGLCVSVQFGTAPRGQLTYELIAPLGESTPIANALRTGKHILNHLAYLTPDLEASAAHLREQGCYPAGDPQPALAYEGRRVQFWMSPLRFVIELIEKPGHRHRFEEPSL; encoded by the coding sequence ATGACCCTGTTGACCTCCATCGTCGAGAGCCCTCTGCAAGCCGCGGAGGGGGAACAGTCTGTTGTGAACGGCAGTGTGCTCGAACTCGATCACCTCGGTCTCATCGTGCAGGACATCCCGGTGGGACGTAACTTTCTGCAGCAGACACTGGGCATTACCCGCTGGACGCCGGTCGTCGACGATCCCGGCCTTTGCGTCTCGGTGCAGTTTGGCACGGCACCGCGGGGGCAACTCACCTATGAACTCATTGCCCCGCTGGGAGAGAGCACGCCGATTGCTAACGCGTTGCGCACAGGCAAACACATTCTGAATCACCTGGCCTATCTGACTCCCGATCTTGAAGCCTCGGCGGCACATCTGCGCGAGCAGGGCTGTTATCCGGCCGGCGACCCGCAGCCGGCGCTGGCTTATGAAGGCCGAAGGGTCCAGTTCTGGATGTCTCCTCTGCGCTTTGTGATTGAGCTCATCGAAAAGCCAGGTCATCGCCACAGATTCGAGGAGCCCTCTCTTTGA
- the rfbA gene encoding glucose-1-phosphate thymidylyltransferase RfbA, with translation MKGMILAGGSGTRLYPVTQAISKQLLPVYDKPMIYYPLSVLLLAGIRDILIISTPEDTPRFEQLLGTGEQWGIHLQYAVQPSPDGLAQAFLIGKEFLAGEGCCLVLGDNLFYGHDFARSLRKAAAQTSGATVFAYAVGDPERYGVVEFDKEGKAISLEEKPLKPKSRYAVTGIYFYDAQVVSVAESLQPSPRGELEITDVNLWYLRNGQLRTELLGRGMAWLDTGTHNSLLDAANFIQTIERRQGLKIACPEEIAYRLGYITAAELESLAAKLGKSTYATYLQRILAETVY, from the coding sequence ATGAAGGGAATGATTCTCGCCGGTGGATCCGGTACGCGGTTGTATCCGGTGACACAGGCCATCAGTAAGCAACTGCTTCCTGTTTATGACAAGCCAATGATCTACTACCCTCTCTCAGTGCTGTTGCTGGCGGGGATTCGCGACATTCTCATAATCTCGACACCCGAGGACACGCCGCGCTTCGAGCAGCTGCTGGGCACGGGGGAACAGTGGGGGATTCACCTGCAATATGCCGTGCAACCCTCGCCTGACGGCCTGGCGCAGGCGTTTCTGATCGGCAAGGAGTTTCTTGCCGGCGAAGGCTGCTGCCTGGTTCTGGGAGATAACCTCTTCTACGGCCACGACTTTGCACGGAGCCTGCGCAAGGCCGCTGCACAGACCTCCGGTGCGACGGTGTTCGCCTATGCTGTGGGCGATCCCGAACGCTATGGCGTGGTGGAGTTCGATAAGGAGGGCAAGGCAATCTCTCTGGAAGAAAAGCCCCTGAAGCCGAAGTCGCGTTATGCGGTTACGGGAATCTACTTCTACGATGCACAGGTAGTCAGCGTAGCGGAGTCGCTGCAGCCCTCGCCTCGTGGCGAGCTTGAGATTACCGACGTGAACCTGTGGTATCTCCGCAACGGACAGCTTCGTACCGAGCTTCTGGGACGCGGCATGGCATGGCTCGATACAGGGACACACAACTCACTGCTGGATGCCGCTAACTTTATTCAGACCATCGAGCGTCGCCAGGGGCTCAAAATTGCATGTCCCGAGGAGATCGCTTACCGTCTCGGGTATATTACGGCTGCGGAGCTTGAATCGCTGGCGGCGAAGCTGGGCAAGAGTACCTATGCCACCTACCTGCAGCGTATCCTCGCAGAGACGGTTTACTGA
- a CDS encoding PExPT-CTERM protein, which translates to MKIALRFASFGLLFLLPAFAHASGVGGCVDSPECPTAVLGLVGAAGAALYVRFRSR; encoded by the coding sequence ATGAAGATAGCTCTACGGTTCGCCTCTTTCGGTCTGTTGTTTCTCCTTCCAGCGTTTGCGCATGCTTCGGGTGTAGGTGGCTGTGTGGATTCGCCGGAGTGCCCGACTGCGGTGCTGGGCCTTGTTGGTGCTGCGGGAGCCGCGCTTTACGTGCGCTTTCGCTCGCGCTGA
- the hemG gene encoding protoporphyrinogen oxidase, whose protein sequence is MKRIAIVGGGIAGLTAAYELELARKRGAEIDWHLYEAGDRLGGIVETTQSQGFVLEGGPDGWVSEKPWARELALELGLGSELISSNDATRKTYILIDGKLQPMPDGMRMMVPEDLSTLEGSPLFSDTARKAYAAELERASELRAKTPEQDESVASFILRHFGEEVLTKIGAPLLSGVFGGDVKTLSVRAVMPNFVSMEREYGSLIAALQAKAKTRGSRPVPSLFTTLRNGLGTLIDALVAQLPPERLNLSRSALSIKRQGKRWLLRTSAFATEGRTSKKHFHHVLFATPIDATRALLAPLDAEAAALIPTDASSAVLAALCWPAAAASTFSILQGFGFLVPQAHSTGEPQLLAGTFVDQKFPDRAPAGARVIRVFFGGPSADTLSPQSDETIAAAAFAQLAKILGPLPASDAALTTVRRWPRSLPQYEVGHLERMVQLDQHIAKLGDLTLLGNGYRGVGLPDLIRDARAAARELIPTA, encoded by the coding sequence ATGAAGCGCATTGCAATCGTCGGCGGAGGAATCGCCGGCCTCACCGCCGCCTATGAGCTCGAACTCGCCCGCAAACGTGGGGCGGAGATCGACTGGCATCTCTATGAAGCCGGCGACCGTCTCGGCGGAATCGTCGAAACCACGCAGTCTCAGGGCTTCGTCCTTGAAGGCGGCCCCGATGGCTGGGTCTCGGAAAAGCCCTGGGCTCGCGAACTGGCCCTCGAACTCGGCCTCGGCTCAGAGCTGATCTCCAGCAACGACGCCACTCGCAAGACCTACATCCTGATCGACGGCAAGCTCCAACCGATGCCCGATGGCATGCGCATGATGGTTCCCGAAGACCTCAGCACGCTCGAAGGCTCGCCTCTCTTCTCGGATACGGCCCGCAAAGCCTATGCTGCCGAGTTGGAACGAGCTTCGGAACTCCGCGCCAAGACTCCGGAACAGGACGAGTCCGTTGCCAGCTTCATCCTCCGCCACTTCGGCGAGGAGGTCCTCACCAAAATCGGCGCTCCCCTGCTCAGCGGAGTCTTTGGCGGTGACGTAAAGACCCTGAGCGTCCGCGCCGTGATGCCCAACTTCGTCAGCATGGAACGCGAATACGGCTCCCTCATCGCAGCCCTGCAGGCCAAAGCAAAGACACGTGGCAGCCGTCCGGTGCCATCGCTCTTTACAACCCTCCGCAACGGCCTCGGCACTCTCATCGACGCCCTCGTCGCCCAGCTGCCGCCCGAACGGCTGAACCTTAGCCGCTCAGCTCTATCGATCAAGCGACAGGGCAAACGCTGGCTGCTCCGCACCTCCGCCTTCGCCACCGAGGGGCGCACCAGCAAGAAGCACTTTCATCACGTTCTCTTCGCCACCCCCATCGACGCAACCCGCGCCCTGCTCGCGCCGCTCGATGCTGAAGCCGCGGCACTCATCCCCACCGATGCCAGCTCCGCCGTGCTCGCCGCGCTGTGTTGGCCTGCTGCCGCCGCGAGCACCTTCTCGATTCTGCAGGGCTTCGGCTTCCTCGTGCCCCAGGCACACTCCACCGGCGAGCCACAACTCCTCGCCGGCACCTTCGTCGATCAGAAGTTCCCGGACCGTGCGCCAGCCGGAGCCCGCGTCATCCGCGTCTTCTTTGGAGGGCCGAGCGCCGATACGCTCTCCCCCCAATCCGACGAAACGATCGCCGCCGCAGCCTTCGCCCAGCTCGCCAAAATCCTCGGCCCACTCCCCGCATCGGATGCGGCACTCACCACCGTGCGCCGCTGGCCGCGCAGCCTGCCGCAGTATGAGGTCGGCCACCTCGAACGCATGGTTCAACTCGACCAGCACATCGCGAAACTCGGCGACCTGACACTGCTGGGCAACGGCTACCGGGGCGTAGGCCTGCCCGATCTCATCCGCGACGCCCGCGCTGCAGCTCGTGAGCTGATCCCAACAGCGTGA
- the mqnC gene encoding cyclic dehypoxanthinyl futalosine synthase: MGITRQQALDCFASDDLIGIGMEADAVRRRLHPEGVVSYIIDRNINYTNFCTEYCTFCAFYRPLKGKLAAEGYILDFDTIYDKIRETVEMGGTGVLMQGGIHPDLKIDWFESLFTGIKQRFPSIWLHCLSASEILAIAEYSEISLRDTIARLRDAGLDSIPGGGAEILDDEVRKRIARLKCRTEDWVAVHRTAHSLGMRTTATMMFGVGETMEHRVNHFEVVRQLQEETGGFTAFIPWSFQPNNTALGGRGWDEATSVEYLKTLAISRMYLDNIENVQSSWVTQGLKVLQMGLRFGGNDVGSVMLEENVVRAAGTSNCTTEEELRRIIRDAGFKPVQRDTLYRTMFLN, from the coding sequence ATGGGCATTACCCGCCAGCAAGCTCTCGACTGTTTCGCCTCCGACGATCTCATTGGCATCGGCATGGAGGCCGATGCGGTCCGCCGCCGCCTCCATCCGGAGGGCGTGGTCAGCTACATCATCGACCGCAACATCAACTACACCAACTTCTGCACCGAGTACTGCACTTTCTGCGCCTTCTATCGGCCCCTGAAGGGCAAGCTCGCGGCTGAAGGCTACATCCTCGACTTCGACACGATCTATGACAAAATCCGCGAGACAGTCGAGATGGGCGGCACCGGGGTCTTGATGCAGGGGGGCATCCATCCCGACCTCAAGATCGACTGGTTCGAATCGCTCTTCACGGGCATCAAGCAGCGCTTCCCTTCCATCTGGCTGCACTGCCTCTCGGCCTCCGAGATCCTGGCGATCGCCGAGTACTCTGAGATCTCGCTGCGCGACACCATTGCGCGTCTTCGCGACGCCGGGCTCGACAGCATTCCCGGTGGGGGCGCAGAGATTCTTGACGATGAGGTCCGCAAACGCATCGCGCGGCTGAAGTGCAGAACGGAAGATTGGGTTGCCGTTCACCGCACCGCACACTCGCTCGGCATGAGGACTACAGCAACCATGATGTTCGGCGTCGGCGAGACGATGGAGCATCGTGTCAATCACTTCGAAGTGGTTCGCCAGCTTCAGGAAGAGACCGGTGGCTTCACCGCATTCATCCCCTGGAGCTTTCAGCCCAACAACACCGCTCTCGGCGGCCGCGGCTGGGATGAGGCTACCTCGGTCGAATACCTCAAGACCCTCGCCATCAGCCGCATGTATCTCGACAACATCGAAAACGTGCAAAGCTCATGGGTCACCCAGGGCCTGAAGGTTCTGCAGATGGGTCTTCGCTTCGGCGGCAACGATGTCGGCTCCGTAATGCTTGAAGAGAACGTGGTTCGCGCTGCGGGCACCTCGAATTGCACGACGGAAGAGGAGCTTCGCCGCATCATTCGCGACGCAGGCTTCAAGCCCGTGCAGCGCGATACGCTCTATCGGACGATGTTTCTGAACTAG
- a CDS encoding BrnT family toxin yields the protein MDVLFLYRDQTFIWDGLKAVENRAKHGIRFETACEAFFDDYSMYVDATVDDERRTAVIGLSKSKKLLYVVHVERDEDQVRIVSARLATKQETKAYEDG from the coding sequence ATGGACGTTCTCTTCCTATATCGCGATCAGACGTTCATTTGGGATGGACTGAAGGCGGTCGAGAATCGCGCGAAACATGGAATCCGTTTCGAGACGGCGTGTGAAGCATTCTTTGACGATTACTCCATGTATGTTGATGCCACGGTCGATGACGAAAGACGTACTGCTGTGATCGGCCTGAGCAAATCAAAGAAGTTGCTCTACGTTGTCCACGTTGAGCGTGATGAAGATCAAGTGCGGATTGTGTCGGCGCGTTTAGCGACCAAACAGGAGACGAAGGCTTATGAAGACGGCTAA
- a CDS encoding VOC family protein — protein MKIERLDHLVLTVASIPATTAFYTRVLGFEAVEANGRWSLKFGQQKINLHQVEHTFDPKAANPTPGSGDLCFITGDQPEQTLHHLKSLGVTIEEGPIERHGALGRMISLYFRDPDGNLLEIARYL, from the coding sequence ATGAAGATAGAGCGGCTGGACCACCTCGTCCTCACGGTTGCCAGCATCCCCGCGACTACCGCCTTCTACACTCGCGTCCTCGGATTTGAAGCCGTCGAAGCTAACGGTCGTTGGAGCCTCAAGTTCGGCCAACAAAAGATCAACCTCCACCAGGTAGAGCATACCTTCGACCCCAAGGCGGCGAACCCCACACCCGGCTCCGGAGATCTCTGCTTCATCACTGGCGATCAGCCAGAACAGACCCTCCACCACCTGAAATCGCTTGGCGTGACCATCGAGGAAGGCCCCATAGAGCGTCATGGAGCCCTCGGCAGGATGATCTCCCTCTACTTCCGTGATCCCGACGGCAACCTCCTCGAGATTGCGAGGTATCTCTAA